The sequence below is a genomic window from Campylobacter anatolicus.
CAAACTTCAATTAATAACACAAGAGACTAACACAGTTTAAATTTCATATTAGTATTTGATATTTTTGTTATACTTTTTTATTTTTAATGGCGAAAATAGTTAATAACAAACAAGAAAAGGATAAATTTTTATGAGTTTTTATAGCGGTGACTCATTGACATCTCAATCCTACACAAGTGGTTGCATATACTAAAAATATTTAAAATTTCAACTCTATATATTTATGGTATTATCACTTTAAAAATCAAAAGAGACGGTTGTGAGTTAAAATTTTAAAAGCAAATATAAATATAATTAGATACTACAAAAATTAGCTACAATACAGATAAAATATAAAGTTTTTTTTAAATTATATAATATACTTATGTTAAATCAAAAAGGAGCAAAGATGTGTTGTATTTAGCGTAAAGAATAAAAAGAGTTTATTTGGCGGATACAAAAGCACGATGAGCGTTGAAGAGGCGTTGCAAGTCGCCCCAAATTTGACGCAGTTTAGCTTTGATGAGAGTAGTAGCGAGTTTGATGCAGAGAGTTTTTATAACGCAATGATAAGCGACTTTGATTTTTTGATTGTGGGTGTTGATGGTGTGAGTGGCAGGGGATTTGAGTTAGATTACAATGAGATTACAAAAACTTATAATATTCGTGTTGCTACGCCTAGTACACGCGATGACTGGTATATAGCACTTGAATATCTATCAAATTTAGCCAAAAAACTCAGTTCAGATATAGCCACTGACATAGACGATAAAAAGTATAACTCAGATAGCATTTTAAAATTTGATTATGAAAAAGATGTGATGTTTGGTTTAGAGATTATGAGAGAAAATTTAAGTGGTGATTTACAAACTAATATAAACTACGGCGTCATCAGACCTTTGGCTCTAAATTTAGTGATGATAGATGAGATACTTTCCTCAAGCGATCCTATTGATGCGTATAGCCAAAAGCTCACACAGGTGCAGTATATTGACGCATACTCGGCACGCCAACGGTTTTTCAGAGCAAATAATAGTGGCGAAATCATCGGCTTATATACACTCACACAAGGGGTTGATACGATATTGCCGTATAAGCCTGGTGTTGAGTATTATAATTTAGATACTCTTGGCGGAGAGGAGGTTTCGCAATGGCAGTTGAGTTTTGTTTGTTTTGATGAGAACGCACAGGACGAAGAAAGTGCTTATTTTGCATTAGATCCAATACTTGATTATAATGAAGTGATCGAAAATTTGCCAAAGGATAGTTATAAATTTATAGATGCAACTTATATTTTAGTAAGCGGGTTAAGTCGCGAAGTTATGGAACATCTGGCTGAAATTTGTGAGAAAAAATAAATCTATCAAGAGTAAAAACAAGCTTAAAATTTTTAAAATTTTCAATTGCTAAAGTATCAAATTCAAAGCCCTAGCTTAGACTAGGGCTTTGCGTAATTTTATCTTTATAAGATTATCTTCGTTTTTTATAAATTTTTATCGCTTCTGCGATGACTGATTTTAAATCTTCTTCGCTATTTGCTTCATCTGGATTGTATGTATTTTCTAAAATTTTTTGCAAGTTTCGCTCAACGTAGCTTGTATCAAAAAATCCCCGTCTAAACTCACGCCCTTTGCTGATAGTTAGCAAAAATGGGATAATCGTTTTCACGCCCTCTATGGTAAATTCCTCCAATGCTCTCTCTAATTTATTGACCGCTAGATCGTAATCAGTAGCCTTGACGATGAGCTTTGCCACAAGCGAATCAAAAAATGGCGGTATAGTGTAGTCTTTGTATGCATGGCTATCCACACGTACAGATGGACCAAGTGCTGGATAGTAGCCACTTATAGTGCCAGGTGCTGGAGTGAAGTTATGCCAGACATCTTCGGCTGTGATACGTGCTTCTATCGCGTAGCCGTGAGGTTTTATATCGCTTTGTTCTATCTCAAGTATCTCCCCAGATGCGATACGGATCTGACGCACAACTAGATCTTGACCTGTGATCTCTTCTGTGACGCCGTGCTCTACTTGTATGCGAGTATTCATCTCCATAAAGTAAAAGTTGTTATAATCATCTAGTAAAAATTCTATCGTACCGACGTTTGAATACCCCACTGCCTTTGCCGCAGCAACAGCGGTAACGCCCATTATTTTACGTAAGTTTTCACTTATAGATGGACAAGGGGCGATCTCGATGATCTTTTGATGGCGTCGTTGTATAGAGCAGTCACGTTCGCAAAGGTGTATGATGTTTCCGTAGTTATCGCCTAAAATTTGAAATTCGATGTGGCGAGGATTGACTACGAGCTTTTCCATAAATACCTCATCGTTGTTAAAATATGCCTTGGCTTCACGTGTGCAGGAGTTAAAAGCATCTTCCATATCCTCCTCTTTCCACACTTCTCGGATTCCGCGTCCACCACCTCCGCCACTAGCTTTTAATATAACTGGATATCCGATACGTCTTGCGTGTTCTTTGATCGCCTCCATGCTATTATCATTTAGTTTTTCGGTCCCAGGCACGATAGGAACGCCGTTGCGTTTCATAAGATAACGTGCGATATTTTTATCGCCCATTTTGCGTATCACATCCGCTTTTGGACCTATGAAAATAAGACCTTCATCTTCTACAAGTTTTGCAAATTCGTAATTTTCGCTTAAAAATCCATACCCAGGATGTATTGCGTCAGCACCACACTCTTTAGCCATCGCCACGATAGCTTTGGCATCTAAGTAGCCCTTGATCGGATCTTCGCCTATCATATAGGCTTCATCAGCCACCATAACATGCAGACACTCTTTGTCTGGACGCGTGTAAATAGCCACACTTTGAATATGTAGATCACGACAAGCACGCACTATCCGCACAGCGATCTCGCCACGGTTTGCGATAAGAATTTTATGTATCACTGCTAATCCTTAAAATATTTTTATAATAATAATACTAAATAATTTATTTTTAGATAAAATTGTGTGATAATTAAGCAAATTTATAGCTAAAAGTTTGCTTTTATAGCTTTAAATTTACAGATAGCGAATGGAAAAGGTTTTTAAACTCACATATCACTAATGACAATAACGGCATTATAGAAAAAACTAGACAAATTCAAGAAGATGAAATAATAGCTTTTCAAAGAGATGATAAAAGCCTTATAAATTTAAAGCTAATTGATAAGAAAAACATACACGCCAACTCTTTGCAAGTGCTAAACCAAGTAAATGACAAAGAGCGTAAAAACCGCTATGATGTTACTATTTTGGTAAATGGCTTACCTCTCGTTCAAATTGAGCTAAAAAAACGAGGTGTTGCTTTGAAAGAGGCATTTAACCAAATTAAACGGTATAAAAGAACAAGCTATGACAAAGGTGCTAGACTTTTTGAATACACTCAAATTTTTGTTATAAGTAATGGCACACTTACAAAATACTACTCAAACACAGTTAGAGAAGATAGCTTAAAAGGTGGAACTAAAAAAGGTGCTGATACATTTGAGTTTACTAGCTTTTGGGCGAGTGCTAATAACAAAAGCATAAAAGATTTATATGACTTTACTCGTACTTTTCTAACACCAAGAGTTATTTTAAATATTATCACAAAATACTGCGTTTTTGGAACTGATAAGAAGCTTTTGGTAATGCGTCCTTATCAGATAGTAGCAACTGAGAGAATTTTAAATAAAATCTTAGTAGCTAAAGAGAACAAATTTCAAGGCTCAGTAAAAGCGGGTGGCTATATATGGCACACAACAGGAAGTGGTAAAACTCTAACAAGCTTTAAAACTGCTGTTCTTGCTTCGAGTCTAGGATATATCAAAGGTGCTTTTTGTTGTAGATAGAAAAGACCTAGACTATCAAACAATGAAAGAGTATAATAAATTTCAAAAAGATGCTGTAAACTCAAGCTCTAGTGCTAATGTATTAAAAGCACAGCTTGAAGATGATAATGTAAATATCATCGTTACAACGATACAAAAACTTAATAACTTCATAAAATCAAATAGTGGACATGAGATTTTTAACAAGGATGTTGTGATAATCTTTGATGAGTGTCATAGATCGCAGTTTGGTGATATGCATAGAAATATCAAAAGAAATTTTAAAAAATACTATATGTTTGGCTTTACCGGTACGCCAATATTTACACAAAACATCGGATTAAATTGCTCCACTACTGAAGGTCTTTTTGGCGTTGAGCTTCATAACTATACGATAGTAAATGCGATAGATGATAAGAATGTTTTGCCATTTAAAGTAAGCTATCTAAACACCATAAAAGCCAAAGATGAGATAAAAGATAAAGATGTAATTGGTATCGATACAGCTGGGGCTTTGATAAATGAAGATAGGATTTTAAAAAACAGCGAGTATATTCTAGAACACTTTGAAGCTCAAACTAAAAATAGAAGTGGCTATACATTTAACAGCCCACAAATTCTAAGCCCTAAAGGCTTTAACTCAATGCTTGCAGTTTCAAATATAAAGATGGCAAAGAGATACTACAAAAGCTTTAAAAGCTTAAACCATAATCTAAAAGTAGCTACAATCTTTAGCTTCGCACAAAACGAAGATGAGGATGAAAGTAGTGAGAGTGCTGAGGGGTTAGATAAGAGCTCAAGAGAGTTTTTAGATGGTGCGATAAGCGATTATAACGCCATGTTTGGTACAAACTATGACGCATCTACTTAAAAATTTGAAAACTACTATAAAGATATATCTCTTAAGATGAAAAACCGTGAGCTTGATATCTTGATAGTGGTTGGTATGTTTTTAACCGGCTTTGATGCTAAGTGTTTAAATACTTTATGAGTTGATAAAAATATGGTCTATCATGGACTAATACAAGCGTTTTCAAGGACAAACAGAATTTTAAACAGCGTAAAGCAGTTTGGAAATATAGTATGTTTTAGGGATTTAGAGAGTGAGCTAAATGAGGCACTATCTCTATTTGGAAGTGCCAATAAAGCAAAATCAGTCGTACTTCTAAAAACATACAAAGACTACTACAATGGATATGATATAGATGGTGAGAGTTTTGTAGGATATGTAAATTTAGTAAGTGAGCTTAAAGATAGATATCCATTAGGCGATGATATCGTAGGCGAAAAGAATAAAAAAGAGTTTATAAAACTATATAGCCAAATTTTAAGAGTTAGAAATATCCTTACTTGCTTTGATGAGTTTGCGGGCGATACCTTGCTAACTTCTAGGGAGCTTCAAGACTACCAAAGCATATATATAGAGATTTATAGTGAGTATAGGGATGCTACAAAAACTGATGATAAAAAAGAAGATATCGCAGATGATATAGAGTTTGAGATAGAGCTCATAAAGCAAATTACAGTAAATATAGACTATATTTTAGAGCTTATAGAAAAATATAGCAAAAATATCAAAGATAAAGAGGTTGTTGTAGATATAGAAAAAGCGTTGGATTCAAGCCTTGAGCTAAGGGGTAAAAAAGAGCTAATAATGGATTTTATCACTACTATAAACCCTAGCTCTGATGTTAGAGACGAGTTTATTAAATTTACTAATAAAAAGAAGCTTGAGGAGCTTAATAGGATAATTGAAGAAGAAAATCTTGATAGAGATAAAACTCTAACATTTATGAAAAGAGCTTATAAAAACGCTATAGTTGAAATTTTAGGCACTGAGATAGTAGAGCTTATGCCAAAAATGTCGATATTTAGCAAACAAAGAGAAGAGTCAAAAGAGAGAGTTACTGTAAGATTGGTGGAGTTCTTTGAGAAATTTTACACTATATCAAATGGAGAGTTTTAGAAAAGGCGAGAGAATCATCTGCCATCATTATTATTCAATTTTAAAGTTTAATTGAAGGTTTATACTTATATAAAATACTAAATTTATGGACTGGTAAGTTGACTAAAATTTTGTATATTTGGCTATTGGTCGACCTCGCACATAGAGCACAAAAGGAGATCTTTAACATTGATAAAATTTTTAGATAAAAATTTAAAAAAATAGATATTTTTACGACAACTTATAAAATGTGTTAAAATTTGTTAACTAAGAATTGCGTTAAAATTTAGAACAAGATAGTATCATTTCATCGTCCGACAAGAAAACCTCCTTTTTGTAGTAAAAGCCCATTTCCCCCATTGGGCTTTTACTTTTATTCTCTCCTTTAAATTTCTTTGTTATAATTACTATTTTTAAAAGGAAATTTATGCTTACACATATTGATGAGAAAAATCGCCCTAAAATGGTCGATGTCAGCCCCAAAGAGCCAACAAGACGCATTGCAACTGCAAGCGGTATCATAAAAATGAGTAAAAACGCATTTGATGCTATCAAAGAAAATACAGGTAAAAAGGGGCCGGTGCTACAAACTGCCGTAGTTGCTGCGATAATGGGTGCAAAAAAGACTAGTGAACTTATACCGATGTGTCATCCACTTGTTATTTTGAGTGTAGATTGTGATATTGTAGAGCTACCTGAAATTTATGCATTTAAGCTATTTGTAAGTGTAAAAATAGATGGCAAAACGGGCGTTGAGATGGAGGCTCTTACTGGCGTTAGTGTGGGACTTTTAACTATTTATGATATGGTAAAAGCAATAGATAAAACCATGCAGATAACTGATATAGTGCTTGAGAGTAAAAGCGGAGGGAAAAGTGGCGAGTATATGCGACATTAATGGACAAAAACCAGAGATAAGATACCCAACTTTTTGGGAGTATAAACTCATAATGAATGCCACGGACGACGCGATCGAGCAGATAAAAAAAATAATAGGCACACGCGATAGCAAAGCAGTATTTTCAAAATTTAGCAAAGATAAAAGATACGCTAGTTACGATGTGAGTGTATTTGTTTTGAGCGATCAGGAGCGTTTGGAGCTATTTTCAGCCTTTAAACGTATATCAAAATTTGTATTATAAGGATTTAAGATGAGTGACAAACTTAAAAAAAATTTGCAAGATTATAAAGATAGCAACGGACTTTTGACAAATATCAAATTGCTTGTTAGTGAGCATTGCAAGGATCTTGCCGATATTGACGATAGTGAGTTGAGTGATAGATTAGGCCTTAAAATGAATGAAGTCTTTACAAATTTAAAGGAGTTTGAGCTTATAAGTGTTAAAAATTTAAAAAGTGCTATGGAGGGGCTAAATCAGTCATTAATAGCAAAGCAAGAGGCTGAACTTTTTACTCTGCTAGGGCGATATGATGAGCTTATAAAAGCAATCAAGAATAAACGCGAAGAGATAAAAAATAGGCTAAAAATTTCATTTGAAACTGCTGAATGGATAACAAATGCAAATGAATTTGAAGGCAAAAGCGAGATTTTAGATCTATTAAATAACGCGATCATACGTGAAAGTAGGATGCTTAGTATCTTAAGTGAAAGTGCCCAGCAAGCGTTTTTAACCACTGTCGAACAAGGGCAAGATGTCGGCGATACAGTCGCACAAATATCTAAAAATATGACTTATGTTTCAATAATCGGTGGCGAGTTTAGCAAAGAGCGAATTTTAGAGATCTCAAAGACGATCGTAATGGCAGCATGCGAGGTGGCAAATGAGGGACATATATTTGCTAAAGAGCTGATAGATGGAGCTGTTAGTGGAGCAAAAGATGGAATTTTAAAGTCGCTTGAACGCATAAAAGAGAACTCAAAATTTGCACCAGATGAGGTCAAACTAAATAGTGAGCTAAATAATCTTAAAAATATCGATCTTGATTTTATCCAAATGCTAAAAGAGCTAGATGATAGTATCGGGGGCATTGCTAAAAATGAGATATCTGCATTGCTTTTAACTGAACTTGATACAAAATTTGCTAAGCTAAAACGTATGGGCGAACAAGCTAGCGAGCAGATACTTGAGCGACTTGATGAGTTAAAACTGAACTCAAACTTAACATCTTTTATGAATACTGCAAATTTAAAGCTTGAAGAGTTTAAAACTGAACTAAATGAACGTAGCAAGAAGCTTAAAGACAGTTTTGAATCTAGTGAAAAATTTGAAGAGATCAAACAAAATTTAGCAGAATTTGAAAACAAGGCAAATACTAAATTTGAAGAATTAAGACAGATAGATATAAAAAATGAAGCCAAAAAGATAGGGGATAGAGTCTATAAAGCTGCTAAGGATTTTATGGCAAATTTAAAAAAGACAGACGCTTAAAATAATATTAACATATCTCACATATTTTACCCTATTTATCTTCACGGATAGGGTATTTTAAAAATTTTTATCACTTTAAGCTTAAATGTAAATATTATTAAAATCAGTTAAAAATTTTATAGTTTAAGATAAAAAATATCCTAATTTAATTCGATAATATCGATATTTGATAATTTTTTTCAAAAATTAAATTTATTTTCGATAAAGTAAAAATAAAGTAAAATACGTCGCAATTTTGATTGTAATATTAATTTTATAATCAATAGAAGATTATTTAGCAAGGAGTAAAATTTAGATGGCATTTTTGCCAGTAGTGTAACTATTACGCTAAAAATAAAATAAAAGGAAACATTAAAATGAGTGAAAAATTTACTAGGCGGGACTTTCTGCAGTCTGCCTGTATAAGCGTTAGTGCTCTAGC
It includes:
- a CDS encoding DUF4299 family protein; translated protein: MKKEQRCVVFSVKNKKSLFGGYKSTMSVEEALQVAPNLTQFSFDESSSEFDAESFYNAMISDFDFLIVGVDGVSGRGFELDYNEITKTYNIRVATPSTRDDWYIALEYLSNLAKKLSSDIATDIDDKKYNSDSILKFDYEKDVMFGLEIMRENLSGDLQTNINYGVIRPLALNLVMIDEILSSSDPIDAYSQKLTQVQYIDAYSARQRFFRANNSGEIIGLYTLTQGVDTILPYKPGVEYYNLDTLGGEEVSQWQLSFVCFDENAQDEESAYFALDPILDYNEVIENLPKDSYKFIDATYILVSGLSREVMEHLAEICEKK
- the moaC gene encoding cyclic pyranopterin monophosphate synthase MoaC, which gives rise to MLTHIDEKNRPKMVDVSPKEPTRRIATASGIIKMSKNAFDAIKENTGKKGPVLQTAVVAAIMGAKKTSELIPMCHPLVILSVDCDIVELPEIYAFKLFVSVKIDGKTGVEMEALTGVSVGLLTIYDMVKAIDKTMQITDIVLESKSGGKSGEYMRH
- a CDS encoding acetyl-CoA carboxylase subunit A, producing MIHKILIANRGEIAVRIVRACRDLHIQSVAIYTRPDKECLHVMVADEAYMIGEDPIKGYLDAKAIVAMAKECGADAIHPGYGFLSENYEFAKLVEDEGLIFIGPKADVIRKMGDKNIARYLMKRNGVPIVPGTEKLNDNSMEAIKEHARRIGYPVILKASGGGGGRGIREVWKEEDMEDAFNSCTREAKAYFNNDEVFMEKLVVNPRHIEFQILGDNYGNIIHLCERDCSIQRRHQKIIEIAPCPSISENLRKIMGVTAVAAAKAVGYSNVGTIEFLLDDYNNFYFMEMNTRIQVEHGVTEEITGQDLVVRQIRIASGEILEIEQSDIKPHGYAIEARITAEDVWHNFTPAPGTISGYYPALGPSVRVDSHAYKDYTIPPFFDSLVAKLIVKATDYDLAVNKLERALEEFTIEGVKTIIPFLLTISKGREFRRGFFDTSYVERNLQKILENTYNPDEANSEEDLKSVIAEAIKIYKKRR
- a CDS encoding DUF493 domain-containing protein translates to MASICDINGQKPEIRYPTFWEYKLIMNATDDAIEQIKKIIGTRDSKAVFSKFSKDKRYASYDVSVFVLSDQERLELFSAFKRISKFVL